One genomic segment of Candidatus Obscuribacter sp. includes these proteins:
- a CDS encoding tetratricopeptide repeat protein: MTTSRQSVAQASNFSRTFSRTLLTSALALSLTLAGTGERAFAFDQATLIGLNNDGVRAINQQNYPLAIQKLEEAMKMDPTYKKARDNLSVAYNNYGGSFKNNPTEAIKLFHKAAMLDPTNPITLGNLASIIKVMGKDPNNFATRVALGDACRKAADFAGAIVEYREALKLKDDPKTHENLGDVYRVRDQTDDAILEYQAAARSGDSASIEVKLGQSFQTRRDIPNAIAAYGRAISMKSDDPEVQDALVTGWEAAVRDNPTAPENHVGLGQALQYRGDFGQAEAEFKLAISLSPGKNNPAANKLLAALPAAKAAAQVNKMIDLGVDQQSQKHYDIALQYYKKALTLVLPGDNKQQATIWMDIGTAYQAQEDFKNALDAYQKALQLDPSNLAAQDGIKTATAGQKDKNVTETAKAADALFKAGNYDGAIAKFMELAKSDPNDPGVHFNIGAALQLKKDYDGAIAEYGLAANLDPKNKSYQDAIVKAKDLKAQPIIEQAVAKHKAKDYIDAIGLYQKALDLVPNNADLVYNLASAQYAMQDYAGARKSYVRAIEIDPKGQSTNFYFIATIDENDGRGGQAILSYQKYLAAQPAGTYVAQAKGRIDTLSKNPGNTVKLKSEAELAKDADAAGNYAKAVDLQKAGQLDQAIALYQKAIDVRPDNPDYVFSLGTAYQAKGDADNAIASYQKASSLAPNEPAYKKAIADAKILKAGPLVKQAYDKQSAGDMPGAIDLYNQALQYDGNNASIYMNLGAAYQATDNFAKAFDAYQQSYNLDKKVSVDCLYLMGSIDENFGRGMAALNHYNAYSLQAPSGQYAAAAKERIRALSANPAATQKLATTGDIKNAQAASDAYNDGVKKQQASDFDGAIAAFQQASNLVPSESAYLYALGSAYQSKGDYDNAIKTLQLAVTKAPANQVAGYKQALLGAQQAQAQPLMEQAVQKHTAGDLAGAIPLYEKALALFDNNPPGWTNLAGAYQSNDDFANAKRCYLKAVALDPKGQSDSWYYAGLIDENYKRVPDAISEYGRYLAAKPSGGFAADARARSAAIKADPNKCQPLATKAQVQASGAAAEAYNAAAALQNDKKYDEAIAKYQEAIKAAPNEAGYYYAIGTAYQAKEDYDNAIAMYEKARNLNPREPAYPALIKQLRQAKASPLVNSAIEKQTQKNDIPGAIADYEAALRIDDDAATHGYLGTAYQAQNNTAKAMAEYVKALQMDKTLVDNYYYLGTVYEALKQPLKAIEEYQKFVRLAPAGNANMAAVKDRLKILAPGRK; this comes from the coding sequence ATGACAACCTCCAGGCAATCCGTGGCACAAGCAAGCAATTTTTCTAGAACCTTTTCAAGGACTCTACTTACTTCAGCTCTGGCTCTTTCACTTACTCTGGCAGGCACAGGTGAGCGTGCTTTTGCTTTTGACCAGGCTACCTTGATTGGTTTAAATAATGATGGTGTGAGAGCTATCAACCAGCAAAACTATCCGCTTGCCATCCAGAAGCTGGAAGAAGCCATGAAAATGGACCCGACTTACAAAAAAGCCAGGGATAACCTATCAGTTGCTTACAACAACTATGGCGGCAGCTTTAAAAACAATCCGACTGAAGCAATAAAGCTCTTTCACAAAGCAGCCATGCTGGATCCTACTAATCCCATCACCCTTGGTAACCTGGCTAGCATTATCAAAGTGATGGGCAAAGACCCCAATAATTTTGCTACTCGTGTAGCCCTCGGCGATGCTTGTCGTAAAGCCGCTGATTTTGCCGGAGCTATTGTCGAATACCGCGAAGCGCTCAAGCTAAAAGACGATCCTAAGACTCACGAAAATCTGGGTGATGTTTACCGCGTGCGCGATCAGACAGATGATGCCATTCTTGAGTATCAGGCTGCTGCCCGCTCCGGTGATAGTGCCTCTATTGAAGTCAAACTCGGTCAATCTTTTCAGACGCGTAGAGACATCCCTAATGCCATTGCTGCATATGGTCGTGCTATCTCCATGAAGTCGGATGATCCAGAAGTGCAGGATGCTCTGGTAACTGGCTGGGAAGCGGCTGTCAGAGACAATCCCACCGCGCCCGAAAACCATGTGGGCTTGGGGCAAGCCTTGCAGTATCGCGGCGATTTTGGTCAGGCCGAAGCTGAGTTTAAACTTGCTATCTCGCTCTCTCCAGGTAAAAATAACCCAGCAGCAAACAAACTGCTTGCCGCATTGCCAGCTGCTAAAGCCGCAGCCCAGGTCAATAAGATGATTGACCTTGGCGTCGATCAACAAAGCCAAAAGCACTACGATATTGCTTTGCAGTATTACAAAAAGGCACTGACGCTGGTGTTGCCTGGCGACAATAAGCAGCAAGCCACAATCTGGATGGATATCGGTACTGCTTATCAGGCTCAGGAAGACTTTAAAAACGCCCTTGATGCTTATCAAAAGGCCTTGCAGTTAGATCCATCCAACCTGGCTGCTCAAGACGGTATTAAGACCGCTACAGCCGGTCAAAAAGATAAAAATGTAACTGAGACAGCTAAAGCCGCTGACGCGCTCTTTAAGGCTGGCAATTATGATGGTGCCATTGCTAAATTTATGGAGCTGGCTAAATCAGATCCAAACGACCCTGGTGTGCACTTTAATATCGGGGCTGCCTTGCAGCTCAAAAAAGATTATGACGGTGCCATAGCTGAGTACGGTCTGGCAGCTAATTTAGACCCTAAAAACAAGAGCTACCAGGATGCTATCGTTAAGGCCAAAGACTTAAAAGCGCAGCCGATTATCGAGCAAGCTGTCGCTAAGCACAAAGCCAAAGACTACATCGATGCTATAGGGCTCTATCAAAAGGCACTGGATCTGGTGCCCAATAATGCTGACCTGGTCTACAACCTGGCATCAGCTCAATACGCCATGCAGGATTATGCCGGTGCTCGCAAATCGTATGTAAGAGCCATTGAGATTGACCCTAAAGGACAGTCGACAAACTTTTACTTTATAGCCACCATCGACGAAAACGATGGACGGGGCGGGCAAGCCATACTCAGCTATCAAAAATATCTGGCTGCTCAACCAGCTGGTACTTATGTAGCACAGGCCAAAGGACGCATTGACACCCTATCCAAAAATCCTGGCAATACAGTCAAGCTCAAGAGCGAAGCTGAGCTAGCCAAAGACGCAGATGCCGCTGGCAACTATGCCAAAGCTGTCGATTTGCAAAAAGCTGGTCAACTTGATCAAGCCATAGCACTTTATCAAAAGGCAATCGATGTCAGACCGGACAATCCAGATTATGTCTTTAGTTTGGGTACTGCATATCAAGCCAAAGGTGACGCTGATAATGCCATTGCCAGCTACCAAAAAGCCTCATCACTGGCTCCCAATGAGCCTGCCTACAAAAAAGCCATTGCTGATGCCAAAATCCTCAAAGCTGGTCCCCTCGTCAAACAGGCTTACGATAAGCAATCTGCTGGTGATATGCCTGGAGCAATCGATCTCTATAATCAGGCTCTGCAATATGACGGTAATAATGCCTCTATCTATATGAACCTCGGTGCTGCCTATCAGGCTACCGACAATTTTGCCAAAGCCTTTGATGCCTATCAACAATCCTATAACCTGGATAAAAAGGTATCAGTAGACTGTCTCTATTTGATGGGCTCTATCGACGAAAACTTTGGACGCGGCATGGCTGCTCTCAATCACTATAATGCTTATTCATTGCAAGCTCCGTCTGGTCAGTATGCGGCGGCGGCTAAAGAGCGGATCAGAGCGCTCAGTGCTAATCCAGCTGCTACCCAAAAACTTGCCACCACAGGCGATATTAAAAATGCTCAGGCGGCAAGCGATGCATACAATGACGGTGTCAAAAAGCAGCAAGCTTCTGACTTTGATGGTGCTATTGCAGCGTTTCAACAGGCAAGCAATCTTGTACCAAGTGAGTCTGCTTATCTCTATGCGCTTGGTAGCGCCTACCAGTCCAAAGGTGACTATGATAACGCCATTAAGACTCTTCAGCTGGCGGTCACTAAGGCTCCAGCCAATCAAGTGGCTGGTTACAAGCAGGCTTTGCTAGGTGCTCAACAAGCACAAGCGCAGCCGCTCATGGAGCAAGCGGTGCAAAAGCACACAGCTGGCGATTTAGCTGGCGCTATACCGCTCTACGAAAAAGCCCTGGCTCTCTTTGATAATAACCCGCCTGGTTGGACCAACCTGGCTGGTGCCTATCAATCAAATGATGACTTTGCCAATGCCAAACGCTGCTATCTCAAGGCTGTAGCGCTTGATCCCAAAGGTCAATCTGATAGCTGGTACTATGCTGGTTTGATTGACGAAAACTACAAGCGTGTGCCCGATGCCATCAGCGAATACGGTAGGTATCTGGCGGCTAAACCAAGTGGTGGCTTTGCTGCCGATGCCAGAGCTAGAAGTGCCGCAATAAAAGCTGATCCAAACAAGTGTCAGCCGCTTGCCACAAAAGCTCAAGTGCAAGCTTCTGGAGCTGCTGCTGAAGCCTACAACGCTGCAGCTGCTCTGCAAAACGATAAGAAGTACGATGAAGCAATCGCTAAGTATCAGGAAGCTATAAAAGCCGCTCCAAATGAGGCTGGCTACTACTATGCTATCGGTACTGCTTATCAGGCTAAAGAAGACTACGATAATGCTATCGCTATGTACGAAAAAGCACGCAATCTCAATCCCAGGGAGCCCGCTTATCCAGCCCTGATCAAACAGTTAAGGCAAGCTAAAGCATCGCCGCTAGTTAATTCGGCCATCGAAAAACAAACTCAGAAAAATGACATACCTGGTGCAATTGCTGATTACGAAGCAGCTTTGCGTATAGATGATGATGCTGCTACTCACGGATATCTGGGTACTGCTTATCAGGCGCAAAACAATACAGCCAAAGCCATGGCTGAGTATGTCAAAGCCCTGCAAATGGACAAGACCCTGGTCGACAACTACTACTATCTCGGTACTGTTTATGAGGCTCTTAAACAACCTCTCAAAGCAATTGAGGAGTACCAAAAGTTTGTCCGCCTAGCTCCTGCCGGCAATGCCAATATGGCTGCCGTCAAGGACAGACTCAAGATACTGGCGCCAGGTCGTAAATAA
- a CDS encoding VOC family protein: MVSERVTPKPCPVVHFEIGCQNLKKTTDFYAKLFDWHIKPAAYTNDIAAVKDGISGHIAAIGEKPDHYVTIYISVDKIEDYLERVVALGGKAIVGPIVIPEGRFAWFMDPEGNQIGLLDQKQS, from the coding sequence ATGGTATCCGAAAGAGTAACTCCAAAGCCATGTCCGGTGGTGCACTTTGAGATAGGCTGTCAAAATCTCAAAAAGACTACAGACTTTTACGCAAAACTATTTGACTGGCATATCAAACCGGCCGCCTACACAAACGATATTGCGGCGGTCAAAGACGGCATCTCAGGTCATATTGCCGCGATAGGCGAAAAGCCAGATCACTATGTCACAATCTATATAAGCGTAGACAAAATAGAGGACTATCTTGAACGAGTTGTAGCACTTGGCGGCAAAGCCATTGTTGGTCCAATAGTGATACCAGAAGGACGGTTTGCCTGGTTTATGGACCCAGAGGGCAATCAAATAGGCTTGCTAGATCAAAAGCAAAGCTAG